From Chiroxiphia lanceolata isolate bChiLan1 chromosome 11, bChiLan1.pri, whole genome shotgun sequence, the proteins below share one genomic window:
- the CHST13 gene encoding carbohydrate sulfotransferase 13 isoform X1, whose product MRRGSLVLRLVLAAGFGSFLVVLFYFQSSLSPASEDGAMRSTWQGKAGRSPLQALYESYQFEQSTLQAIHHQRREMLSNVCNRYTRKRRLLQRDDLRHLVVDDTHGLLYCYVPKVACTNWKRVMMVLTGQGKYKDPLEIPAHEAHVPSNLRTLSEYSVSEINYRLRSYLKFVFVREPFERLVSAYRNKFTLSYNQAFHKNYGTKIIRRHRQKPSDKALERGDDVRFEEFVYYLLDPRTQKEGPFNEHWERVHSLCHPCIIHYDVVGKYETLAEDANYILQLIGADTTVKFPASSKTTRTTDDMTAQFFQDINPFYQRKLFNLYKMDYLLFNYSIPSYLRIR is encoded by the exons cctcagaaGACGGAGCTATGAGATCCACCTGGCAGGGGAAGGCCGGTCGCAGCCCACTCCAGGCCCTGTATGAGAGTTACCAG tttgAACAGTCGACACTGCAGGCGATTCACCATCAGAGACGGGAGATGTTGAGCAACGTCTGCAACCGTTACACCCGCAAGCGGCGCCTCCTGCAGCGGGATGACTTGCGGCATTTGGTGGTGGATGACACGCATGGGCTGCTCTACTGCTATGTGCCCAAAGTGGCCTGCACTAACTGGAAACGGGTGATGATGGTCCTGACAGGGCAAGGCAAGTACAAGGACCCACTGGAAATCCCCGCCCATGAGGCCCATGTCCCATCCAACCTGCGCACCCTCTCCGAGTACAGCGTTTCCGAGATCAACTACCGCCTGCGCAGCTACCTCAAGTTCGTCTTCGTGCGGGAGCCCTTCGAGCGCCTGGTCTCAGCCTACCGCAACAAGTTCACCCTCAGCTACAACCAGGCCTTCCACAAGAACTACGGGACCAAGATCATCCGGCGGCACCGGCAGAAGCCCAGCGACAAGGCCCTGGAGCGCGGGGACGACGTGCGCTTTGAGGAGTTCGTCTACTACCTGCTGGATCCACGGACGCAGAAGGAGGGGCCCTTCAACGAGCACTGGGAGCGAGTGCACTCGCTCTGCCACCCCTGCATCATCCACTACGACGTGGTGGGCAAGTATGAGACCTTGGCCGAAGATGCCAACTACATCCTCCAGCTGATTGGGGCCGACACGACCGTCAAATTCCCAGCTTCATCCAAGACCACCAGGACCACGGACGACATGACAGCCCAGTTCTTCCAGGACATTAACCCCTTCTACCAAAGgaaactttttaatttatacaaAATGGACTACTTGCTCTTCAATTACTCCATCCCCTCATACCTCCGCATCCGATGA
- the CHST13 gene encoding carbohydrate sulfotransferase 13 isoform X2: MRSTWQGKAGRSPLQALYESYQFEQSTLQAIHHQRREMLSNVCNRYTRKRRLLQRDDLRHLVVDDTHGLLYCYVPKVACTNWKRVMMVLTGQGKYKDPLEIPAHEAHVPSNLRTLSEYSVSEINYRLRSYLKFVFVREPFERLVSAYRNKFTLSYNQAFHKNYGTKIIRRHRQKPSDKALERGDDVRFEEFVYYLLDPRTQKEGPFNEHWERVHSLCHPCIIHYDVVGKYETLAEDANYILQLIGADTTVKFPASSKTTRTTDDMTAQFFQDINPFYQRKLFNLYKMDYLLFNYSIPSYLRIR; encoded by the exons ATGAGATCCACCTGGCAGGGGAAGGCCGGTCGCAGCCCACTCCAGGCCCTGTATGAGAGTTACCAG tttgAACAGTCGACACTGCAGGCGATTCACCATCAGAGACGGGAGATGTTGAGCAACGTCTGCAACCGTTACACCCGCAAGCGGCGCCTCCTGCAGCGGGATGACTTGCGGCATTTGGTGGTGGATGACACGCATGGGCTGCTCTACTGCTATGTGCCCAAAGTGGCCTGCACTAACTGGAAACGGGTGATGATGGTCCTGACAGGGCAAGGCAAGTACAAGGACCCACTGGAAATCCCCGCCCATGAGGCCCATGTCCCATCCAACCTGCGCACCCTCTCCGAGTACAGCGTTTCCGAGATCAACTACCGCCTGCGCAGCTACCTCAAGTTCGTCTTCGTGCGGGAGCCCTTCGAGCGCCTGGTCTCAGCCTACCGCAACAAGTTCACCCTCAGCTACAACCAGGCCTTCCACAAGAACTACGGGACCAAGATCATCCGGCGGCACCGGCAGAAGCCCAGCGACAAGGCCCTGGAGCGCGGGGACGACGTGCGCTTTGAGGAGTTCGTCTACTACCTGCTGGATCCACGGACGCAGAAGGAGGGGCCCTTCAACGAGCACTGGGAGCGAGTGCACTCGCTCTGCCACCCCTGCATCATCCACTACGACGTGGTGGGCAAGTATGAGACCTTGGCCGAAGATGCCAACTACATCCTCCAGCTGATTGGGGCCGACACGACCGTCAAATTCCCAGCTTCATCCAAGACCACCAGGACCACGGACGACATGACAGCCCAGTTCTTCCAGGACATTAACCCCTTCTACCAAAGgaaactttttaatttatacaaAATGGACTACTTGCTCTTCAATTACTCCATCCCCTCATACCTCCGCATCCGATGA